A genomic window from Desulfurobacteriaceae bacterium includes:
- a CDS encoding NADP-dependent isocitrate dehydrogenase, producing KAVSKYLDNDKTPKRKVGELDTRGSHYWLARYWAEELANQKEDEELAKIFEPVAKALIENEEKILEEIRSTEGSPKDIGGYYHPDDEKATAAMRPSKTFNEIIDNL from the coding sequence TAAGGCTGTATCTAAGTACCTTGACAATGACAAGACTCCAAAGAGAAAGGTTGGAGAACTTGACACTCGTGGTAGCCACTACTGGCTTGCACGCTACTGGGCTGAAGAACTTGCTAACCAGAAAGAGGATGAGGAACTTGCAAAGATCTTCGAACCTGTGGCAAAAGCTCTCATCGAAAACGAAGAGAAGATCTTAGAAGAAATCAGATCTACAGAAGGATCTCCAAAGGATATCGGTGGATACTACCACCCAGATGATGAAAAGGCTACTGCTGCTATGAGACCAAGCAAGACATTTAACGAGATCATCGATAACCTATAA